The following are encoded together in the Equus quagga isolate Etosha38 chromosome 1, UCLA_HA_Equagga_1.0, whole genome shotgun sequence genome:
- the PRR23E gene encoding putative uncharacterized protein C3orf56 homolog codes for MGASASKEQAVQNPHGASLTAKEAHLTRPAPHPWASVGSVYGFSACTGAQPVTDAACWPVVRTPCVIHSWMGCPATWTYMWAPYGGDLWVGHPPPAASAPSVWPWGVSSFDSRMGGQHWATMASSVLPYFIGPPPLCSSGPPALSRDAPGHCTQVGWQTPTNSAFPAPVGVMSRGASPLKKCQAPPSEWASRFSIWAPAPSSSPELRPLPPSPSSDPQPNPRCPRSPRPPCRACRRLFEL; via the coding sequence ATGGGGGCAAGTGCATCTAAGGAACAAGCGGTGCAGAACCCCCATGGTGCATCCCTGACCGCTAAGGAAGCCCACCTGACTCGGCCTGCCCCACACCCCTGGGCATCTGTGGGCTCTGTCTATGGCTTCTCTGCCTGTACGGGAGCCCAGCCTGTAACTGACGCAGCCTGCTGGCCTGTCGTGAGGACCCCCTGTGTCATCCACTCCTGGATGGGGTGCCCAGCCACTTGGACTTACATGTGGGCCCCCTATGGTGGTGATCTCTGGGTGGGGCATCCCCCTCCAGCTGCCTCAGCACCTTCAGTCTGGCCTTGGGGCGTCTCCAGCTTTGATTCCCGCATGGGAGGCCAGCACTGGGCCACCATGGCCTCCAGTGTATTGCCTTACTTCATAGGACCCCCGCCCCTGTGCTCCTCCGGCCCTCCAGCTCTGAGCAGGGACGCCCCCGGCCACTGTACCCAGGTGGGATGGCAGACTCCAACCAACTCAGCCTTCCCTGCTCCAGTGGGGGTCATGTCCAGAGGAGCTTCTCCCTTGAAGAAGTGCCAGGCCCCTCCATCAGAGTGGGCCTCCAGGTTCAGCATTTGGGCGCCTGCGCCGTCCTCCAGCCCAGAACTCCGCCCtctgcccccttcccccagctcgGACCCTCAGCCCAATCCCCGGTGTCCCCGCTCCCCCCGGCCGCCCTGCAGGGCCTGCCGCCGCCTCTTCGAGCTCTGA